Part of the Oncorhynchus gorbuscha isolate QuinsamMale2020 ecotype Even-year unplaced genomic scaffold, OgorEven_v1.0 Un_scaffold_15104, whole genome shotgun sequence genome is shown below.
ATGTGTTCAGTGACGTGTGGAGGGGGACACTATACGAGGTCACGCACCTGCAACAACCCCCCACCAGCATACGGAGGAGATATCTGTCTGGGACtacacactgaagaggctctctGTAACATACAATCGtgtccaggtacacacacatactcacacacatacacacgtagtcacacacacacacacacacacacacacacacacacacacacacacacacacacacacacacaaacacatcacatGCAACCTGCTTTAGTTCCTGTCTGTCTACTAGTTGTTTGTTTGCTAGAAACACACTTTACTGCCATTCATTGTTCATAATGATTTGTCTCTTGGCAGTTGTTACACAGTTGAATGTAAACATGTGTACACAGCAGTCCAGTTATAATAGTTTGGTTGTTTTCTGTCTCCAGAGAGTTGGTCTAACTGGTCCCTATGGTGCCAGTGTGACAGTTCTGGCTCCCAGCTGCGGGTTCGACACTGTAATGTCCTGTTCCCTACTGGAAACCAATGTTCAGGAAGTCACACTGAGACCAGGGCCTGCCCACCTGACTCCAACGTTATACCGGGTaatagaacacacacacgcacacatgcacacacacacacgtgcacacacacatacatacacacacacacacacgtgcacacacacatacatacatcacacacacacacacacacgcacacacgcacacacacgtgcacacacacacacacacacacacacacaca
Proteins encoded:
- the LOC124030757 gene encoding semaphorin-5A-like, which produces MCSVTCGGGHYTRSRTCNNPPPAYGGDICLGLHTEEALCNIQSCPESWSNWSLWCQCDSSGSQLRVRHCNVLFPTGNQCSGSHTETRACPPDSNVIPEVSIARSSQEERRCGDFNVFHMIS